CTTGAATTCATGTATGCCGCCCTGGAGCACATGGGTGTGAATTATTTTCCCTCTGAAGCCAATTTTTTTCTCATTGACGTCAAATGCGATGCGGATGCGTTTTTTGAGGCCATGCTCCGGCAGGGAGTTATCGTACGCTCCATGGTGTCGTACGGTTATCCCGAATACATCCGCATCAGTGCCGGAACCCGGGAGGAAAACCAGCGGTTTCTGGATGCGTTTGAAAAGGTCATCAACCAGATGCAGCCCGGCAAATAAAGGAATCCAATCGCTTGAAACCTCTTCTGATAACCATAGACGGCCCGGCAGGTGCAGGCAAGACCACCGTGAGCCGCGCCCTGGCAGACCGGCTGGGCTATACTTATGTGGACACCGGTGCGCTGTACCGGGGCGTGGCCCGTGAAATGCGTGTCCGGCAGGTGGACCCGGAGGACGAAAAAGGCCTGGCCCGGGTGCTGGCGGATCTGGATTTGCGCTTTGTCCGCCGCGACAGGGTTCTGCGCCTGTTGTCCGCAGGCGTGGATATCACCGGAGAGATCCGGAACCCGGAAATCACCATGCTGGCCTCGGTCGCATCGGCAAGGCCAGAGGTGCGCCGCGCCCTGCTGGCCTTGCAGCGGCGGCTGGGAGCTGAAAAATCCGCCGTTTTTGAGGGCCGGGACATGGGAACAGTCGTTTTTCCGGATGCGGACGTCAAATTTTTTTTGATCGCGGATCTGCACGTGCGTGCCCGGCGCAGGTACCTGGAGCTTGCCGGAGACCCGGGCCTTAGCCTTGAGCAGGTGGAAAAGGACATGCAAAAGCGCGATGCCAATGATGCCGGCCGCTCCATTGCGCCCTTAAAGGCGGCTGACGACGCGGTTTATATCGATTCCACAAGCAGGGGCGCAACTGCCGTGGTCGATGAAATGATGGCCGTTATTCGGGATACCGGGAGGGGTAAGGGTTGAAATTAACTGTTGTGTTTTTGCTTTTGCTCTGTTAATAAAGCGCACCTATACTCCTTTGCATACAGGGAGTATCTTAAAACGGCCAAAGGGGGTATTGTTGTAAATGGAAAATTTTCAAGAAAACACTGAAGAACAAGACACAAGAGACATCGAGGGCGCATCGGTTGCTGCGGACGTCGACATCCCGGAGGATGGCGAGCAGAGCATGGAATCCCTGATGGAGATGTATGAAGAAAGCCTCAAACGATTTGAAGAAGGCGAGGTCGTCAACGGGCGTATCATCTCCGTGGACCGGGATCACGTTTTGGTGGATGTGGGCTACAAGTCCGAGGGGCTGATTCCCATCAATGAGTTTAAGGACAGTGAGGGAAACGTCCAGGCTGCAGTGGATGATGACGTTGAGGTCATGATCGAGTGGTGGGACGAAGAAGAAGAGCGCGTCCTTTTATCCAAGGAAAAAGCCGCCAAGGTCAAGGTCTGGGACGCCATCAAGGAAGTCTACGAGGCCGAGGGCACCATTGAGGGCGTGATCACGCACCGGGTCAAGGGCGGTTTTTCCGTTGATATCGGGGTTCAGGCTTTTCTGCCGGGATCCCAGGCCGACCTGCGCCCCATTCGCAATCTGGATGAAATGGTTGGCCAGTCCTTTGATTTCAAAGTCCTCAAGTTCAACCGTAAGCGAAATAACATTGTGTTGTCCCGCCGGGTGATTCTGGAAGCCGAACGCGAGATGAAGCGCTCCGAAACCCTGGCCGCCATTGAAGAGAACAAGGTGATGGACGGCACGGTGAAAAATATTACGGAATACGGGGTGTTTGTGGATCTGGGCGGAGTTGACGGCCTGCTCCACATCACTGATATTTCCTGGGGCCGGGTCAAGCATCCGTCTGAATTGTTTGCTATCGGTGATCCCATACAGGTCATGATTCTATCATTTGATCCGCAGACCGAGCGGGTTTCGCTGGGAATGAAACAGCTAGTGCCCGATCCCTGGAGCTTTGCTTCGGACAAATACCCCGTGGGCACCAAGCTTACCGGCCGGGTTGTCAGTCTTACGGATTACGGGGCTTTCGTGGAAGTCGAAGAGGGAATTGAGGGCCTGATCCATGTTTCTGAAATGTCGTGGACCCGTAAAATCCGCCATCCGTCCAAGGTGGTGTCCGTGGGCGAGCAGGTCGAGGCTGTGGTGCTGGATATCAAGCCGGAAAGCCGCAGGATTTCACTGGGAATGAAACAAACCATGCCCAATCCCTGGGATGTGATCAGCGAAAAATATCCTGTGGGCTCCATCATTGAAGGCAAAATTAAAAATATTACTGATTTCGGCATATTCATCGGCATTGATGATGACATTGACGGATTGGTTCACATCTCCGATCTTTCCTGGACCCGCCGCATCAAGCACCCCTCCGAGCTCTACAAGAAGGGGGATACGGTTCAGGCCAAAGTGCTTGACATTGACAAGCAGAACGAGCGTTTTTCCCTTGGTGTCAAGCAGCTCCATGACGATCCCTGGAAAACCGTCGGAGAACGTTATCCAGTGGGAACCGATATCAACGGGATGGTCACCAATGTAACGGATTTCGGTATATTCGTGGAACTGGAAGAAGGCATTGAAGGTCTGGTGCATGTTTCCGAGATCAGCAAGGAAAAGATCAAAACTCCCGTGGGCATGTACAATGTGGGCGATCAGCTCACTGCCCGGGTTATTAATATCAATACGGATGAGCGCCGTATCGGGTTGTCCATCAAGCGGCTGGAAGTCGATGACGAGCAGGAGCTGCTCCACGATTATGTGAGCAATTCAAAGGCTGCGCCTTCGAGTTTTGGTGAACTGTTGAAGGAAAATTTAATGGAAAAATTCAACGGCGAGGCCAAAAAAGTGCAAGAAGAAGCCGCAGACCACCAACAGGCCGGGGCATTGACTGCAGACGCGCCTGATGAGACCGGTGAGGCGGAAAATCAGGCACCGGAAGCCGAAGATCCCGAAACGCAAGAGCCCCAAGATCTGCAATAAACCTGAGGTCAAAATCTGACCGGCGGTATGATCGTAAGAATCCTGACATAAGCGGGCAGGCATGGCATAAGCCCATGCCTGCCCCTGCTGTTTTTCGATCCGCCGGTTTTTTTATTGGAATTTTTAATGCAGGCGGTTTCCATGTTTTCCCGAAGACATCCGTATCTGTTTTTTCTTTTAATGGTTGCCGGCCTGATCGCGGCCACCAGTGTTATTCTGTCTGTGATCGGCTTGTTCTCGCCGGAAAAGCGGCAGATGCACTATGGTGAAAAAGTTGGTGTGATCGAAGTCAAGGGCGCCATCCTGGAAGCCGGCCCGGTTCTGCAGAATCTGCGGGAGTTTGCCCGGTCGGGGGCAATAAAGGCCATTGTGGTGCGCATTGATTCCCCGGGCGGGGCAGTGGGTCCGTCCCAGGAAATATTCCGGGAAATCCGAAAGATTCGGGAAAATAAGCCGGTGATCGCCTCCATGGGAGCGGTGGCTGCTTCCGGGGGATATTATATCGCATCTGCGGCCGACGGGATTGTGGCCAATGCCGGCAC
The Desulfosalsimonas propionicica DNA segment above includes these coding regions:
- the cmk gene encoding (d)CMP kinase — its product is MKPLLITIDGPAGAGKTTVSRALADRLGYTYVDTGALYRGVAREMRVRQVDPEDEKGLARVLADLDLRFVRRDRVLRLLSAGVDITGEIRNPEITMLASVASARPEVRRALLALQRRLGAEKSAVFEGRDMGTVVFPDADVKFFLIADLHVRARRRYLELAGDPGLSLEQVEKDMQKRDANDAGRSIAPLKAADDAVYIDSTSRGATAVVDEMMAVIRDTGRGKG
- a CDS encoding 30S ribosomal protein S1, whose translation is MENFQENTEEQDTRDIEGASVAADVDIPEDGEQSMESLMEMYEESLKRFEEGEVVNGRIISVDRDHVLVDVGYKSEGLIPINEFKDSEGNVQAAVDDDVEVMIEWWDEEEERVLLSKEKAAKVKVWDAIKEVYEAEGTIEGVITHRVKGGFSVDIGVQAFLPGSQADLRPIRNLDEMVGQSFDFKVLKFNRKRNNIVLSRRVILEAEREMKRSETLAAIEENKVMDGTVKNITEYGVFVDLGGVDGLLHITDISWGRVKHPSELFAIGDPIQVMILSFDPQTERVSLGMKQLVPDPWSFASDKYPVGTKLTGRVVSLTDYGAFVEVEEGIEGLIHVSEMSWTRKIRHPSKVVSVGEQVEAVVLDIKPESRRISLGMKQTMPNPWDVISEKYPVGSIIEGKIKNITDFGIFIGIDDDIDGLVHISDLSWTRRIKHPSELYKKGDTVQAKVLDIDKQNERFSLGVKQLHDDPWKTVGERYPVGTDINGMVTNVTDFGIFVELEEGIEGLVHVSEISKEKIKTPVGMYNVGDQLTARVININTDERRIGLSIKRLEVDDEQELLHDYVSNSKAAPSSFGELLKENLMEKFNGEAKKVQEEAADHQQAGALTADAPDETGEAENQAPEAEDPETQEPQDLQ